One part of the Drosophila teissieri strain GT53w chromosome 3R, Prin_Dtei_1.1, whole genome shotgun sequence genome encodes these proteins:
- the LOC122622299 gene encoding oxysterol-binding protein-related protein 8 isoform X5, with protein sequence MVNPSAKYPLQYSAFVPVRQVENDPLIFARFRLLEKYLDADSQNEAPNAVMSGLESESESDPAEPAQDDGVEQQCVETSYVPFTEEEFGEQGEQVEELAEENKSLIWCIVKQVRPGMDLSKVVLPTFILEPRSFLDKLSDSYYHADLLSKAVQEDDAFTRMKLVVQWYLSSFYKKPKGLKKPYNPILGERFRCYWQHPSGSRTFYIAEQVSHHPPVSAFYVTNREDGFSITCSILAKSKFYGNSTSAVLEGAATMTLLPRGECYTATTPYAHCKGILMGTLSMELGGKINIECENTGYRTELEFKLKPFLGGADATNVVVGKIKLGKETLATINGHWDKECRVKDSKTGEETVLFKVDAETRSKRLTRHMVPLDLQEDNESQRLWQRVSEAIAREDQVAATEEKTVLEERQRADAKERVSTDSIHMPDLFELDSYGQWLYKYADLRPWDSRNDVRQYECQFKVLTQTRHKSVPIVHGADMIHPLRSSIETLSRTQRQSPAGQPLQPGGSVVPKAKNKSLVLAPRDTNSDSSQSPQGAVKRSSSSAIKQLALAVDQVNRVLELHTRQLNEISQRLERMQYSPPPSNMSPLSLHLLGGGVSQSTVIKSLIYALIGLTFSLILRWLFK encoded by the exons ATGGTTAATCCTAGCGCTAAATACCCTTTACAGTATTCTGCTTTTGTGCCCGTGCGACAGGTGGAAAATGATCCCCTGATTTTCGCCAGATTCAGGCTGCTAGAGAAAT ATTTGGACGCAGACAGCCAGAATGAAGCACCCAATGCCGTCATGTCTGGTCTGGAGTCGGAATCCGAATCGGATCCGGCAGAGCCGGCGCAGGACGATGGCGTCGAACAGCAGTGCGTGGAGACCTCGTATGTGCCCTTCACTGAGGAGGAGTTTGGCGAG cAAGGGGAGCAGGTAGAGGAGTTGGCAGAGGAGAACAAGAGCCTAATTTGGTGCATTGTCAAGCAGGTGCGACCGGGGATGGATTTGAGCAAGGTTGTACTACCCACATTTATCCTGGAGCCCCGCTCATTCCTGGACAAGTTATCCGATTCGTATTACCATGCGGACTTGCTCTCTAA GGCCGTTCAGGAGGATGACGCGTTCACACGCATGAAACTAGTAGTGCAATGGTACCTGTCAAGCTTTTACAAGAAACCCAAGGGCCTAAAGAAGCCCTACAATCCGATTCTGGGCGAGAGGTTCCGGTGCTATTGGCAGCATCCCAGTGGCAGCCGAACCTTTTACATTGCTGAACAGGTGTCGCACCATCCGCCTGTGTCGGCATTCTACGTGACGAATCGCGAGGACGGCTTCAGCATCACCTGCTCCATCCTGGCGAAATCGAAGTTCTACGGCAACAGCACTTCGGCGGTGCTTGAGGGCGCTGCCACAATGACGTTGCTGCCGCGCGGTGAGTGTTACACGGCCACAACGCCGTACGCCCACTGCAAGGGCATCCTGATGGGCACGCTCTCCATGGAGCTGGGTGGCAAGATCAACATCGAGTGTGAGAACACCGGTTACAGGACGGAGCTGGAATTCAAGCTGAAGCCGTTCCTCGGAGGAGCGGACGCCACCAATGTGGTTGTCGGCAAGATCAAGCTGGGCAAGGAGACGCTGGCCACCATCAATGGTCACTGGGACAAGGAGTGTCGAGTAAAGGACTCCAAGACGGGAGAGGAAACGGTATTGTTTAAGGTGGATGCAGAGACACGTTCCAAGCGTCTCACCCGGCACATGGTGCCACTCGACTTACAAGAGGACAATGAATCACAGCGCTTGTGGCAACGCGTCTCCGAAGCGATTGCCCGTGAGGATCAGGTTGCCGCCACGGAGGAGAAGACCGTGCTGGAGGAGCGCCAGCGAGCGGATGCCAAGGAACGGGTCAGTACTGACTCTATCCATATGCCCGACCTTTTCGAGCTGGACAGCTACGGTCAATGGCTGTACAAGTACGCCGATCTGCGACCCTGGGACTCGCGCAACGATGTCCGCCAGTACGAGTGTCAGTTCAAGGTGCTGACCCAGACGCGTCACAAGTCCGTGCCCATTGTGCATGGGGCCGATATGATCCACCCCCTGCGTAGCTCCATTGAGACGTTATCCCGCACCCAAAGACAATCGCCAGCCGGACAGCCCTTACAGCCTGGCGGCTCCGTGGTGCCCAAGGCCAAGAATAAGAGTTTGGTGCTGGCGCCGCGCGACACCAACTCGGACTCCAGTCAGTCGCCGCAGGGAGCGGTTAAGCGCAGTTCCTCCAGCGCCATTAAGCA ACTAGCCTTGGCCGTGGATCAGGTAAACCGGGTGCTGGAGCTGCACACCCGGCAGCTGAACGAAATCAGCCAGCGCCTGGAGCGCATGCAGTACTCGCCCCCGCCTAGTAACATGAGTCCGCTTTCTCTTCATTTGTTGGGCGGCGGCGTTTCGCAGTCGACGGTGATCAAGTCGCTAATCTACGCTCTGATCGGGCTGACCTTCAGCCTGATCCTGCGCTGGCTGTTTAAGTAG
- the LOC122622299 gene encoding oxysterol-binding protein-related protein 8 isoform X4: MNLLQRIANWASDNRDGNLADKSAADAAKLNRKESYKAQRKNYRREKKRVASELMNSLQDPAVIVLADWLKVRGTLKSWTKLWCVLKPGLLLIYKSQKTKSSHWVGTVMLTSCQVIERPSKKDGFCFKLFHPLEQSIWAPRGPDKETIGAVVQPLPTAYLIFRAPSQAAGKCWMDALELSLRCSALLLRSNSSTGTAPTSSYMGEPLPVSHETQWSEADYEKHFNDHDLDADSQNEAPNAVMSGLESESESDPAEPAQDDGVEQQCVETSYVPFTEEEFGEQGEQVEELAEENKSLIWCIVKQVRPGMDLSKVVLPTFILEPRSFLDKLSDSYYHADLLSKAVQEDDAFTRMKLVVQWYLSSFYKKPKGLKKPYNPILGERFRCYWQHPSGSRTFYIAEQVSHHPPVSAFYVTNREDGFSITCSILAKSKFYGNSTSAVLEGAATMTLLPRGECYTATTPYAHCKGILMGTLSMELGGKINIECENTGYRTELEFKLKPFLGGADATNVVVGKIKLGKETLATINGHWDKECRVKDSKTGEETVLFKVDAETRSKRLTRHMVPLDLQEDNESQRLWQRVSEAIAREDQVAATEEKTVLEERQRADAKERVSTDSIHMPDLFELDSYGQWLYKYADLRPWDSRNDVRQYECQFKVLTQTRHKSVPIVHGADMIHPLRSSIETLSRTQRQSPAGQPLQPGGSVVPKAKNKSLVLAPRDTNSDSSQSPQGAVKRSSSSAIKQLALAVDQVNRVLELHTRQLNEISQRLERMQYSPPPSNMSPLSLHLLGGGVSQSTVIKSLIYALIGLTFSLILRWLFK; this comes from the exons GAATCGCCAATTGGGCCTCTGACAATCGGGATGGCAATCTGGCAGATAAG TCAGCTGCCGATGCCGCCAAACTCAACAGGAAAGAATCCTACAAGGCGCAGAGGAAGAACTACCGGCGGGAGAAGAAGCGAGTGGCCAGTGAGCTGATGAACTCCCTGCAAGATCCTGCGGTTATAGTGCTGGCAGACTGGCTAAAG gTTCGAGGCACTCTAAAGTCGTGGACAAAACTGTGGTGTGTTCTGAAGCCTGGCCTACTGCTGATTTACAAGAGCCAAAAGACCAAGAGCAGCCACTGGGTGGGCACGGTGATGCTCACCTCCTGCCAGGTGATCGAGCGCCCCAGCAAGAAGGATGGCTTCTGCTTCAAGCTCTTCCATCCCCTGGAGCAATCCATTTGGGCGCCGCGAGGTCCCGACAAGGAAACCATTG GTGCCGTGGTCCAGCCGTTGCCAACCGCTTACCTGATCTTTCGAGCTCCCAGTCAGGCGGCCGGCAAATGCTGGATGGATGCCCTGGAGCTGTCCCTGAGATGTTCTGCCCTCCTGTTGCGGTCCAATAGCAGCACGGGAACTGCTCCAACGTCCAGCTACATGGGCGAACCCCTGCCCGTCTCCCATGAGACGCAGTGGTCGGAGGCGGACTACGAGAAGCACTTCAACGATCACG ATTTGGACGCAGACAGCCAGAATGAAGCACCCAATGCCGTCATGTCTGGTCTGGAGTCGGAATCCGAATCGGATCCGGCAGAGCCGGCGCAGGACGATGGCGTCGAACAGCAGTGCGTGGAGACCTCGTATGTGCCCTTCACTGAGGAGGAGTTTGGCGAG cAAGGGGAGCAGGTAGAGGAGTTGGCAGAGGAGAACAAGAGCCTAATTTGGTGCATTGTCAAGCAGGTGCGACCGGGGATGGATTTGAGCAAGGTTGTACTACCCACATTTATCCTGGAGCCCCGCTCATTCCTGGACAAGTTATCCGATTCGTATTACCATGCGGACTTGCTCTCTAA GGCCGTTCAGGAGGATGACGCGTTCACACGCATGAAACTAGTAGTGCAATGGTACCTGTCAAGCTTTTACAAGAAACCCAAGGGCCTAAAGAAGCCCTACAATCCGATTCTGGGCGAGAGGTTCCGGTGCTATTGGCAGCATCCCAGTGGCAGCCGAACCTTTTACATTGCTGAACAGGTGTCGCACCATCCGCCTGTGTCGGCATTCTACGTGACGAATCGCGAGGACGGCTTCAGCATCACCTGCTCCATCCTGGCGAAATCGAAGTTCTACGGCAACAGCACTTCGGCGGTGCTTGAGGGCGCTGCCACAATGACGTTGCTGCCGCGCGGTGAGTGTTACACGGCCACAACGCCGTACGCCCACTGCAAGGGCATCCTGATGGGCACGCTCTCCATGGAGCTGGGTGGCAAGATCAACATCGAGTGTGAGAACACCGGTTACAGGACGGAGCTGGAATTCAAGCTGAAGCCGTTCCTCGGAGGAGCGGACGCCACCAATGTGGTTGTCGGCAAGATCAAGCTGGGCAAGGAGACGCTGGCCACCATCAATGGTCACTGGGACAAGGAGTGTCGAGTAAAGGACTCCAAGACGGGAGAGGAAACGGTATTGTTTAAGGTGGATGCAGAGACACGTTCCAAGCGTCTCACCCGGCACATGGTGCCACTCGACTTACAAGAGGACAATGAATCACAGCGCTTGTGGCAACGCGTCTCCGAAGCGATTGCCCGTGAGGATCAGGTTGCCGCCACGGAGGAGAAGACCGTGCTGGAGGAGCGCCAGCGAGCGGATGCCAAGGAACGGGTCAGTACTGACTCTATCCATATGCCCGACCTTTTCGAGCTGGACAGCTACGGTCAATGGCTGTACAAGTACGCCGATCTGCGACCCTGGGACTCGCGCAACGATGTCCGCCAGTACGAGTGTCAGTTCAAGGTGCTGACCCAGACGCGTCACAAGTCCGTGCCCATTGTGCATGGGGCCGATATGATCCACCCCCTGCGTAGCTCCATTGAGACGTTATCCCGCACCCAAAGACAATCGCCAGCCGGACAGCCCTTACAGCCTGGCGGCTCCGTGGTGCCCAAGGCCAAGAATAAGAGTTTGGTGCTGGCGCCGCGCGACACCAACTCGGACTCCAGTCAGTCGCCGCAGGGAGCGGTTAAGCGCAGTTCCTCCAGCGCCATTAAGCA ACTAGCCTTGGCCGTGGATCAGGTAAACCGGGTGCTGGAGCTGCACACCCGGCAGCTGAACGAAATCAGCCAGCGCCTGGAGCGCATGCAGTACTCGCCCCCGCCTAGTAACATGAGTCCGCTTTCTCTTCATTTGTTGGGCGGCGGCGTTTCGCAGTCGACGGTGATCAAGTCGCTAATCTACGCTCTGATCGGGCTGACCTTCAGCCTGATCCTGCGCTGGCTGTTTAAGTAG
- the LOC122622299 gene encoding oxysterol-binding protein-related protein 8 isoform X3: MHLKYLNIFHCCRTTKSAADAAKLNRKESYKAQRKNYRREKKRVASELMNSLQDPAVIVLADWLKVRGTLKSWTKLWCVLKPGLLLIYKSQKTKSSHWVGTVMLTSCQVIERPSKKDGFCFKLFHPLEQSIWAPRGPDKETIGAVVQPLPTAYLIFRAPSQAAGKCWMDALELSLRCSALLLRSNSSTGTAPTSSYMGEPLPVSHETQWSEADYEKHFNDHDLDADSQNEAPNAVMSGLESESESDPAEPAQDDGVEQQCVETSYVPFTEEEFGEQGEQVEELAEENKSLIWCIVKQVRPGMDLSKVVLPTFILEPRSFLDKLSDSYYHADLLSKAVQEDDAFTRMKLVVQWYLSSFYKKPKGLKKPYNPILGERFRCYWQHPSGSRTFYIAEQVSHHPPVSAFYVTNREDGFSITCSILAKSKFYGNSTSAVLEGAATMTLLPRGECYTATTPYAHCKGILMGTLSMELGGKINIECENTGYRTELEFKLKPFLGGADATNVVVGKIKLGKETLATINGHWDKECRVKDSKTGEETVLFKVDAETRSKRLTRHMVPLDLQEDNESQRLWQRVSEAIAREDQVAATEEKTVLEERQRADAKERVSTDSIHMPDLFELDSYGQWLYKYADLRPWDSRNDVRQYECQFKVLTQTRHKSVPIVHGADMIHPLRSSIETLSRTQRQSPAGQPLQPGGSVVPKAKNKSLVLAPRDTNSDSSQSPQGAVKRSSSSAIKQLALAVDQVNRVLELHTRQLNEISQRLERMQYSPPPSNMSPLSLHLLGGGVSQSTVIKSLIYALIGLTFSLILRWLFK; the protein is encoded by the exons ATGCATTTgaagtatttaaatatatttcactgCTGCAGAACGACAAAG TCAGCTGCCGATGCCGCCAAACTCAACAGGAAAGAATCCTACAAGGCGCAGAGGAAGAACTACCGGCGGGAGAAGAAGCGAGTGGCCAGTGAGCTGATGAACTCCCTGCAAGATCCTGCGGTTATAGTGCTGGCAGACTGGCTAAAG gTTCGAGGCACTCTAAAGTCGTGGACAAAACTGTGGTGTGTTCTGAAGCCTGGCCTACTGCTGATTTACAAGAGCCAAAAGACCAAGAGCAGCCACTGGGTGGGCACGGTGATGCTCACCTCCTGCCAGGTGATCGAGCGCCCCAGCAAGAAGGATGGCTTCTGCTTCAAGCTCTTCCATCCCCTGGAGCAATCCATTTGGGCGCCGCGAGGTCCCGACAAGGAAACCATTG GTGCCGTGGTCCAGCCGTTGCCAACCGCTTACCTGATCTTTCGAGCTCCCAGTCAGGCGGCCGGCAAATGCTGGATGGATGCCCTGGAGCTGTCCCTGAGATGTTCTGCCCTCCTGTTGCGGTCCAATAGCAGCACGGGAACTGCTCCAACGTCCAGCTACATGGGCGAACCCCTGCCCGTCTCCCATGAGACGCAGTGGTCGGAGGCGGACTACGAGAAGCACTTCAACGATCACG ATTTGGACGCAGACAGCCAGAATGAAGCACCCAATGCCGTCATGTCTGGTCTGGAGTCGGAATCCGAATCGGATCCGGCAGAGCCGGCGCAGGACGATGGCGTCGAACAGCAGTGCGTGGAGACCTCGTATGTGCCCTTCACTGAGGAGGAGTTTGGCGAG cAAGGGGAGCAGGTAGAGGAGTTGGCAGAGGAGAACAAGAGCCTAATTTGGTGCATTGTCAAGCAGGTGCGACCGGGGATGGATTTGAGCAAGGTTGTACTACCCACATTTATCCTGGAGCCCCGCTCATTCCTGGACAAGTTATCCGATTCGTATTACCATGCGGACTTGCTCTCTAA GGCCGTTCAGGAGGATGACGCGTTCACACGCATGAAACTAGTAGTGCAATGGTACCTGTCAAGCTTTTACAAGAAACCCAAGGGCCTAAAGAAGCCCTACAATCCGATTCTGGGCGAGAGGTTCCGGTGCTATTGGCAGCATCCCAGTGGCAGCCGAACCTTTTACATTGCTGAACAGGTGTCGCACCATCCGCCTGTGTCGGCATTCTACGTGACGAATCGCGAGGACGGCTTCAGCATCACCTGCTCCATCCTGGCGAAATCGAAGTTCTACGGCAACAGCACTTCGGCGGTGCTTGAGGGCGCTGCCACAATGACGTTGCTGCCGCGCGGTGAGTGTTACACGGCCACAACGCCGTACGCCCACTGCAAGGGCATCCTGATGGGCACGCTCTCCATGGAGCTGGGTGGCAAGATCAACATCGAGTGTGAGAACACCGGTTACAGGACGGAGCTGGAATTCAAGCTGAAGCCGTTCCTCGGAGGAGCGGACGCCACCAATGTGGTTGTCGGCAAGATCAAGCTGGGCAAGGAGACGCTGGCCACCATCAATGGTCACTGGGACAAGGAGTGTCGAGTAAAGGACTCCAAGACGGGAGAGGAAACGGTATTGTTTAAGGTGGATGCAGAGACACGTTCCAAGCGTCTCACCCGGCACATGGTGCCACTCGACTTACAAGAGGACAATGAATCACAGCGCTTGTGGCAACGCGTCTCCGAAGCGATTGCCCGTGAGGATCAGGTTGCCGCCACGGAGGAGAAGACCGTGCTGGAGGAGCGCCAGCGAGCGGATGCCAAGGAACGGGTCAGTACTGACTCTATCCATATGCCCGACCTTTTCGAGCTGGACAGCTACGGTCAATGGCTGTACAAGTACGCCGATCTGCGACCCTGGGACTCGCGCAACGATGTCCGCCAGTACGAGTGTCAGTTCAAGGTGCTGACCCAGACGCGTCACAAGTCCGTGCCCATTGTGCATGGGGCCGATATGATCCACCCCCTGCGTAGCTCCATTGAGACGTTATCCCGCACCCAAAGACAATCGCCAGCCGGACAGCCCTTACAGCCTGGCGGCTCCGTGGTGCCCAAGGCCAAGAATAAGAGTTTGGTGCTGGCGCCGCGCGACACCAACTCGGACTCCAGTCAGTCGCCGCAGGGAGCGGTTAAGCGCAGTTCCTCCAGCGCCATTAAGCA ACTAGCCTTGGCCGTGGATCAGGTAAACCGGGTGCTGGAGCTGCACACCCGGCAGCTGAACGAAATCAGCCAGCGCCTGGAGCGCATGCAGTACTCGCCCCCGCCTAGTAACATGAGTCCGCTTTCTCTTCATTTGTTGGGCGGCGGCGTTTCGCAGTCGACGGTGATCAAGTCGCTAATCTACGCTCTGATCGGGCTGACCTTCAGCCTGATCCTGCGCTGGCTGTTTAAGTAG